TTCGGGAATACTGCAGCGATTAGATGCGGCTGGTACCCGCTGTTATTTCACTGCGACACCAGCTTAAACCTCAAAACGTTTCCTTCATTGCACCCTTATTTATAACTTTTCCTGTAATTATTATGTGCCCAAAATCAACTTATGACACTTTACCTTTGAAGAAAGCGGCCCTGATTAAGGTACGAACATCACATgctatgggtttttttctgacAGACAAAGGCAGCTCCTGTTCTCATGGCAACCGAAGCATCAACAACTAGAACTCAGACACAGGAGACACGGCCCTCAACTACTGGTAGGTATTCGATTATGAACACACAATGACACATGTCACCTACTACATTATAATTTTAGTTTGTAGTTGCTATGTGGGGTCGGAAGGGATTTATTGCAATAAATGCACAATTCAAACTTGACGGCAAAAGCTCTGACCCCGACTTGTTTTGAAACCCGCATGGAAAGTGCACCTTTTTACAAATTACTGATGGAGCCAAAAGCCGATCCCAAATCAAAGCCCGGATTGTTTCAAAAAGAACTTtagtaaacaaatataatagaattgcaaaggtcgtgggttcgaatcccaccgagtaatatgcctgtgattcttttcacagaactcgggtaagtactaagtataaagtgtttaaacacatcggtgtatatgggtaaaaaaacattttaaaaaacattatttatccccgatttaaatttagcatctattaaatcgttttcAGCACCCGCTTCTAAaacatgggattcgaactgcctctagctaccggcaaTCTcgctggtctagttggtaagacactgctctggaaatgcaaaggtcgtgggttcgaatcccaccgagtaatatgcctgcgattcttttcacagaactcgggtaagtactaagtataaagtgtttaaacacatcggtgtatatgggtaaaaaacttttaaaaaaacattatttatccccgatttaaatttagcatctattaaatcgttttcAGTACCCGCTTCTAAaacatgggattcgaactgcctctagctaccggcaaTCTcgctggtctagttggtaagacactgctctggaaatgcaaaggtcgtggattcgaatcccacccgagtaatatgccttgtTCATATATCTCGGGTTataagcactgagtatacagtgctaacatacatcggtgtatatgggtacaaaccaaaatgaatttaaataaaaaggtAGTTTCAcaaaaaatcaggaaaaatcaGATGCCTATTTTAATTATATACTTTGCACCAAGAGGGAATTAATTTTATCTGTCTTTGACACTCTTTCCCTTCAGTGTATTTGTCatcaattatttaaataaacaaatcatttgtttgtttgccgCTCAACAGCTGATCCGAGACCCAAGGATTGCTGGGACCATTTCCAGAATGGGCAAAGATCAAGCAGTATCTACACCATCTATGTCAAAGGCAGGTCGGCGGGACTTGATGTGTACTGCCAAATGGACCATTACGGTGGCGGAGGATGGACGGtacgtgtaaaaaaaaacttaaaaaaaaattcatcaccgATTTGTCGATAAATTTCTAATTTTCGGAAACCAAGTCCTGTCTTTAGAATAtaatagaataatgttttattgtcacttgtaaaaaaaacaaatattagtacagtgaaattcgctttggttttgcgtgtctaaaaatattatgttatatacaaattacactaaaaattaaccatttacaaaaatacatggaaatataatataaacaactACAATAGAATTACAATATACAGGCGAAATACGAAAGATAAAATTTTATATTCGTATAGACACTTGACTCAACAGTGAACCCCAAATTCAAAATGGCCTAAAATTTGACGGCCATTTGGGTCTACGTGCCCCGATCTTTGTCTCGTaggtgaaaagaaaaacagtaaAAGGAAAGGAACACTGAAAACACGAACAAGATTCTCTGTGTTATGAGTTAAATGTTTGACGCATACCATGTTTTTACTGTTTATAATGCAACTTAATTCAGTCTATCATTGACAGCTGCAatcttttcatttatttgtgtCGCATGTCACTTGttgatttgcatttatattAGACATGGTTACCTTTTTATTTGAAGTAAACATTAATTTCTAATAATTCATAAAGTTTTGAATACGAAAGTTTAACATTCCAAAGGTTTTTTAAAGGAGACATATCCATACACAGGTAGGTAAAACCAGTTTTCACACTcgtaaaaaaaagataatattTTCCTTAATCTTGCAGAAAATCCAGAACCGTGAAAATGGCAACGTTGAGTTTTATCGTAACTGGACCGAGTACAAAGCTGGATTTGGGAATCTGAACGGGGAGTTTTGGTTGGGATTGGAGAATATTCATCTTTTGACGAGCCAAGATGACTATCAGCTTCGAGTAGTGCTCTTGTTTGAAAGTGATGACTGGGCATATGCTATGTAAGAAGTTGTGTTTTATTTACCTATATATAGTTAAATAAATGGAGCGGCGTATTAATTTTTTAAGGggcacaagggggggggggcacatatTTTTAGGGAGGGGCACTTAAAAACATGACCCCTTGTGCCCCACTCCCTTAGTTACGCCACGGATCATATGATCTTAAAATCCAAGTCAGAGTAAGATTTTCACACTTCATCTTTAAACCAGTTATGCTGTTCGATTGAGATTGTTATggttataattgtttttctttctttaggtACGATAGTTTTCATGTATCTGACGAGAAGGACAATTACACCTTGACGATTGGCACATATACCGGTACCACAAAACCAggtattgtatttttattatttttattttttaagtgtcaaaggagggggggggggcagaggtgCTCCGCCCCAAATGAACCTGCAGGTACGCGGTCCGTTTAAAGCACAAACGAGAAGTCGGGCGCCTGCGTCACGGCTTTTTAAGATACGCCAACTTGAAAACATGGACACCAACTCATTAGACCTTGGGGTTAAAGATATAACAACACGGTTGAGAACGACCGCGGGAAACTTTATACTTTCAATCGTTTGAAACAAGCTTGAATTCTGCAAAGACCGCGTTGCCTCCGACGCTTTTAGGCTACATGAATTAATTTGGTgtgaaagatgatgtaaaagtacaATGTAACGATTCACATAAAATGTGCCTCATAAttacgttttttttgtttttgttactttctgaactaacacagtccgccatttggtaaaacaaattgtatggcTCCCAAAAATGGCGGACGATGAAATAAGtaaaagggaaaaaacacaTCAATGGATACTAAGTCATGTCATAGCTTGCCTTGTATGTGTTCAACCCGTTTCACACTAACTTTTGCATGATTTTTTGggcaactttttatttggtaGTAAAAGAAAGTTGGGGAGACTTCACAATCGTCCAAACCGATTTggctaaaataaaacaatgcagCATCTTCCTTCTTCAGAATCGTCAGGACCGCGTTTTTTAATGTCGTAGAGCTTTGAGTTGTTGGGAGACAAAAAGGGGAATTTGATATGGTAATTTCATAatacattt
The sequence above is drawn from the Asterias rubens chromosome 9, eAstRub1.3, whole genome shotgun sequence genome and encodes:
- the LOC117294288 gene encoding fibrinogen C domain-containing protein 1-A-like → MGFELPLATGNLAGLVADPRPKDCWDHFQNGQRSSSIYTIYVKGRSAGLDVYCQMDHYGGGGWTKIQNRENGNVEFYRNWTEYKAGFGNLNGEFWLGLENIHLLTSQDDYQLRVVLLFESDDWAYAMYDSFHVSDEKDNYTLTIGTYTGTTKPGDSMIGQHNGMPWSTYDNDNDNANGNCAEIYHGAWWYNDCQTSNLNGPYRTNGYLGSNEKGITWESWTGKYESLRRVDMKIKPRSAGH